The genomic interval CGTGGCCTGCCACGGAGCCTCCCCGCCGCAGCCCGCCCACGCTCCCGAGCCGCGTCCGCCGTCCGCTGCCGCGCCCCGCGTGGTCGACGAGGGACCTCCGTCGCCGGGGCTCGCCGCCTGCCAGGGGCTAAGGCTCGACGTCGCGTTCGACGAGCTCCGGGCCTTTCGGCGAGCGCCCTGGGTGCGCGCGATCCTCATGGCCGAACCGAGGTTCTCCGAGCTCGAAATCCCGAACGAAATCAGCCCCTTCGACGACGTCGTCTGGGCCCGGTTCTGCGGGGCGCGGGCGTTCTCGTGGGACGCGGTGGCGCTCCGGCATGGGCTCTCGGCGGCGAAGATCGAGGGAGCGTTGCGCACCTACGGGCGCCGCGTCGATCAGGGCGGCCCGTTCGCCCTCGGGCTCCCCGGCAAGAGGGCCCATAGGATCCGCGTCGCGACCGACGTCTGGACGGCGCTCCTCTCCGACGACGCCCCCGACGAGGTGTGGCTGCTCGCGCCGTCCGCGGCGGCGAACGCGGCGCGGGACGAGGCGTTCGCGAAGGCCGAGCGGGCGACCCGCCCTGCGATCACCGTGGCCGCGACCGAGCCCTCCGTGCGGTTTCCTTGGGCCGCCGAGGACCTCCGCGGCCTCGAGCGTCTCCGCGCGACCGTGGCGCTCCGGGACGACGGTGGCGCCGAGGTGGAAGGCACGGGCGAAGCCAAAGGGGAGGTCGAGGCCCACACGATCGCCGCCCGCATGAACGCGACCGTGGCCGTCGCGGCGAGCGCCTTCGTGGTCCGCGTGGCGCTTCGGGGGGCCCTCTCGGGGTTCTCGGCCGAGGCGCACGGGCGCTCCGTTTCCATGCGGTTGCCGCTGTCGCCCGCCCAGGTCGACTCGGTCCTCTCGCTCGTCGGCGCGCACCTCGGCGCTCACTTTCCAGGGGCAGCGGCTCCGAAGGGCCCGTGACGCTCGCGGTCGCGCCCTCGGGACTTTCCCGAAAGCCCAGGTCCGCAGTAAAGAGGCCCTCATGAAGAAGACCTTCGCGCTTTTGGCCGTGCTCGGCCTTTCGATCTCGGCCTGCTCCAAGCCCATCGAAGAGCCCAAAGAGGACTTCAAGCCCGCGGCGCCGAAGCCGCTCCCCCCCGGCCCCGAGAAGCTCGAGATCGTCGACGAGGTCGTCGGCACCGGGCCCGAGGCGAAGACGGGCGACGAAGTGCGTGTACACTACACGGGAACGCTCATGGACGGGAAGAAGTTCGATTCCTCGCGGGATCGGAACGAGCCCTTCAAGTTCAAGCTCGGCCAGGGCGCGGTGATCAAGGGGTGGGATCAGGGCGTCGTCGGCATGAAGGTGGGCGGCAAGCGAAAGCTGACCATCCCCTCCGATCTCGGCTACGGGGACAACGGCTCGGGCGACAAAATCCCGCCGAAGGCCGGCCTGAAGTTCGACGTCGAGCTCGTCGAGGTGGTCGGGGCCGGGGGCGACGGCGGCGCCGGTGATGGCGGCGTGAAGGGCGACGCCGGCTCGAAGAAAGACGGAAAAGACGGCGGCAAGTAGCCTGCAGGTCGCGCAGCGCCGCGCCCTTACGGGACGGCGTCGCGCTCCTTCGCGACGGCGTACGTTGCGGGCGCGGCCTCGTGGAACGCGGCGAGGACGTGGTCGATGATCGCGTCGACGCCGTGCCCGTCGCGCGCCCTCGCGAAGATGGTGGGGCCTCCTTGGCGCATGCGGTCGGCGTCGAGGCGCATGACCTCGAGGCTCGCGCCGACGTGCGGGGCGAGATCGATTTTGTTCACGACGAGCAGATCGCTCTGCGTGATGCCGGGGCCGCCTTTGCGCGGGACCTTGTCGCCCCCCGACACGTCGATGACGTAGATCGTGTAGTCGACGAGCTCGCGGCTGTACTGGGCGGCGAGGTTGTCTCCGCCGGACTCGACGAAGAGGAGCTCGGGGCGCACCGCCGCCATGAGGCCCATGAGGGCGTCGAGGTTGTGGCTGATGTCCTCGCGGATGGCGGCGTGAGGGCAGCCCCCGGTCTCGACGGCGGCGATCTGGTCGGCGGGGAGGGCTTCGTGGCGGTGGAGGAACTCGGCGTCCTCGCGCGTGAAGATGTCGTTCGTGACGACCCCGAGGCGGAGCCGGTCACGGAGGGCACGACAGAGCGCGAGGAGGAGCGCCGTCTTGCCCGAGCCGACGGGGCCGCCGATGCCCACGGTGAACGCGCGGGCGCCGAAGTCTCGGCGGATCCGGGGCGTCCTCGCGCGAAAGAAACCGGGGTGGAGGAGGGGCTCGTGCGTGTGCCCGTGAGTACCGTCGTGTGGCATGTAACCTCTCGAATTTACGACAAAAAGAGCCGCGCGTAGAGCGTGTCGTGGAGCTCCGCGCGGAGCTCGAGGAGCGGGGAGCTCGAGGCGGCTTGGTCGAGGGGCGTCGCGAGGGCAGTCTCGACGCCGCGCTCGAGCCTCGGCCCGAGCGCATCCAGGAGGACCTGCGCTTCGTGCGGACCGACGAGACCGAGGCGCACCGCCGCCGACGTGGTGCCTCGCGCCTGACCGAAGAGGGTGAGCCGCACGGTGGTGATGCGATCGAGCCCGAGCGCGGCGAGGATGGCCCCGAAGAGGGGCGCGTGGTGCTTGTAGGGGAGGCTCTCGACGACGGGCGCGAGCCCGCGGAGCTCACCCTCGAACGACGCGAGCGCGGTCGCGAAGAAGGTTCGCCCCTGCGTGCGGCTCGCGCGGTTCGCGACGCGCGACACGAGCCTCACGTCGGCGCGGGCGTCGAGCGCCGAGAGACCCGGACCTTCGCCGCTCCCCGACGCGTGGCCCGCGAGCACGAGTGGCGCCGAGAACGTCGCGGCCTGGTCGACGATGTCGTCGAGGAAGGTCGCGACGTCGGAGGGCGTGCTCACCGCCCCGAGCGCCGCCGCCGCCTCGAGCCCCCCGGAGTGCGCGAAGCCGCCGGAGGGAAACCCCGAGTCCGAGAGGGCGAGGACACGAAAAAAGGTCATGAGATTCCCTTTTTGATCCGAGGGGTTACCGTCAGAAGAGGGAGTAGAGGCGCGCCATGGGGAGGGCAGCGGCCGGCGCGCACACGAGCGGCTCGCCGTCGGCCCGGACCTCGTAGGTCTCGGGGCTCACGGTGATGTGGGGCAGGGCGTCGTTCAGCACCATGTCGGCTTTGGCGAGCGCTCGGCACCCCTCGACGGCGACAGCGCGCTTGCCGAGCCCGAGCCGGGTTGGGACCCCCGCGTCGAAGGCCGCGCGCGAGACGAGGACGAGCCCGGCCGAGGCGGGATCCAAGGCCCCGAACATGGGCCTCCCGAAGCGAGGCTGCGGCGTCGGGATGCTCGCGTTCGCGTCGCCCATTTGCGCGTGCGCGATGAACCCCGATTTGATCACCATCTCGGGCCGCACCCCGAAAAAACCAGGCTTCCAGAGCACGAGGTCGGCCACCTTGCCCACCTCGATGCTGCCGACGTGGGCGGCGATGCCGTGCGCGATCGCGGGGTTCGCGGTGATCTTGGCGACGTACCTGCGGAGGCGGAGGTTGTCGTTCGCGCCCGACTCCTCCGTGAGCCGCCCACGCACCTCGCGCATCTTGGCGGCCGTCTGGAACGTGCGGGTCACGACCTCGCCGACGCGCCCCATGGCCTGGCTGTCGCTCGAGATCATCGAGATGGCGCCCATGTCGTGGAGGAGGTCCTCGGCGGCGATGGTCTCCCTCCGGATGCGGCTTTCGGCGAAGGCGACGTCCTCGGGCACGTCACGCGAGAGGTGATGACAGACCATGAGCATGTCGAGGTGCTCGTCGAGCGTGTTGACCGTGTAGGGGCGGGTCGGGTTGGTCGAGCTCGGGAGGACGTTCGCGTGACCACAAATCGCAAGGATATCAGGGGCATGGCCACCTCCCGCGCCCTCGGCGTGGTAGGCGTGGATCGTGCGCCCTCCGATGGCCGCAAGGGTCTCTTCGAGGTAGCCCGACTCGTTCAGGGTGTCGGTGTGGAGGGTGACCTGGACGTCGTACGGATCGGCCGCCGCGAGGCACGCGCGAATGGCGGCGGGGGTCGTACCCCAGTCCTCGTGGAGCTTCAGGCCGACGCACCCCGCCTCGATCTGTTCGGCGAGGCCCTCGGGGCGCCGCGAGTTTCCCTTCCCGGTGAGCCCGATGTTGAGCGGGAGCTTGTCGGTCGCGCGGAGCATCCGGCTCACGTTCTCGATGCCCGGGGTGCAGGTCGTCGCGAGCGTGCCGGTCGCGGGGCCGGTGCCTCCTCCGACGAGGGTGGTGACGCCGCTCGCGATGGCCTCGTCGGCCTGCTGGGGGCAGATGAAGTGCACGTGAGCGTCGATGGCCCCGGCGGTGAGGATGTGCCCCTCTCCGGAGACGACCTCGGTCGTGACCCCGACGATCATCCCCGGCGTGACACCCGCCATCGTGAGGGGATTTCCGGCCTTCCCGAGGCCCACGATGCGACCTCGTTTGATGCCGACGTCGCACTTGGTGACGGGGTGCTTCGCGTCGAGCAGGACGACGCCGGTCACGACCAGGTCGAGGGCCTCGGCGTCGAGCGCGCCAGGCATCTGGCCCATCCCGTCGCGCGCGACCTTGCCTCCACCGAAGGTGAGCTCGTCCCCGTAGGAGCCGAGATCGACCTCGACCTCGAGCACGAGCGACGAGTCGGCGATCCGGAGCCTGTGGCCCACGGTGGGCCCGTAGAGATCGGCGTACCGCGCGCGAGAGATGCGGCTCATGGCGCTCCCCGCTCGGCGCGAAGGCGCTCGGGGATGGCGACGTCGGACGACGCGTATGGGACGAGCGTGACGGTGCGTGTCTCCCCGGGCTCGAAGCGAACGGCCGTCCCCGCCGGTACGTCGAGCCGCATGCCCCGCGCGCGGGCCCGATCGAGCTCGAGCGCCGGGTTCACCTCGTCGAACGGGTAGTGGCTGCCGACCTGGATCGGCCGATCCCCTCGGCTCGTCACGGACAGGGTCGTGCGCGGGCGCGCGGGGCAGAGCTCGACGTCGTTCGGCGTCTCGTCGAGGAGCCCTCCGGGCACGAGGCGCTCGTCCGGGGTCGCGTCGGGGAAAGGCTTCGGGACGGGAAGGAAGCTCCCGTAGAGCGCGAGGGCCAAGTCGCCGCGGTCGAGGACGAAGGGCTCGTGCACGGTGACGAGCTTCGTTCCATCGGCGAACGTGCCCTCGACCTGCACCTCGTGCGCGAGCTCGGGGACGCCCGGAAGCAGCTCGGCGCGACCAAGCACACGTCGCCCGAGGTCCATGAGCTCGGCGACCGATTTTCCGTCGCGGATCCACTCGAGGAGTTGCGTGGCCAAGAGCGCGACGGCCTCGGGGTAGGTGAGCCGAAGCCCGCGCGCGAGGCGCTTTTGTGCGAGAAATCCTGCCTGGTGGAGGACGAGCTTGTCGAGATCGCGAGGGGCGAGGTGCATGGTGGGCTCGAGGCCCGCTAGCTGGGCCTCCGAGCCAGAGGATCGTCCCCCAAGGTTTCGCGAAGGTTTCTGAGGAGGAGCGCGCACTCCTGCGCGAGGTCGGCTGCGCCCTGGGTGGCGAGCCGTACGACCACGAGATCGTCCCGAGACGTCGACACGGACGACAGCGTGGGGCCACGACCGCGTGGAGGGGCGTCGCGCCATGCGTCGGCGAAGGAGCGTGCGCGGGGGCCTAGGGCGAGGGCGAGCGCGTAGCCCCCGTACGCGCCGAAGTGGCGCTCGACGGAGGTTCGACCGGGCTCGAGATCGAGGGCGTCCTCGAGCACGACCTCGCCGCCGACACGCACGACGAGGCGCGTGCGAAGGCGCTCGAACGCCCACCTCTCGCCGGTCTCCGGGCGCCCGCGGGTGATGCCGTCGATCAAGACGAGCGACGCGCCCTCCGCGAGGTCGATCTCCACGGACTGCGAGACGTCGGCCCCCGCCGCTCCTGTGAGCGGGCACGGGGCGTGGACGAGCAGCGCTGAGGGCTCGACGGTCGCCCGAACGCGGGTGCTCGACACCCCCGCGAACCCGCGCGCGATGCCGATGGAGCCGATGTACGCCGTCGCGCCCTCGCGGACCTCGATGGTGTGCTCGTGGTCGTCGCCGCGGAGGTACCCGGGGCCGAGCACCGTGGGAAAGACCCAAGCGGCGTGGCCGTGGTTCCTCGGGCAGGAGAGCGCGATGGGGGCCTCGGCGTAGGCGCGGCGGACCACGCTCGCCGAGGTGACGCGGCTCCGCACGACCTCGAGGCTCGACCGAGCGTGGGCGATCACTCGGGCCTCGTCGAGTCGTCACGGCCGGCCGCGTAGGCCCGCTTCGCGCCCTCGAGGCCCTCGCCGCGAAGGTAGTACGCGCGCGCCGCCGCCCCGATGGCGAGGGTGCCCGCGAACGCGACGGCGCCCGAGATCGCCGAGCCTCCGCCCGGGAACACGTACTTCACGAGGGCCCGCGCCCCTTCGCGCAGCGCGAACGCCGCGCCCACGTTCACGCCGAGCGACGCGAGGAGCTCGAGGGCGCTCTTCGTGTCGACTCGACGCCCCGAGAGCCACGCGATCGCCACGACGAGCGACACCTGGAGGCTCGTGATGGGCACGAGATCGGCGACCGGGACGGGCACGGCGGCGACCGCGGCGCACACGGCGGCGGTCGCTTGCGTCAAGGTCTCGGCGAGCTCCTCTTGCAGCCCGCGCACCTGAGCGAGCCGAACGAAGGCCCCTCTCCCCGCGTTCGGGAGGTGCGCGTAGAGGAGCGTGCAGAGTGCATCGATGTTCCAGCGTTCGTCGTCTCGGACCGTGCCGTCCTTCGCGAACGAGAGGTACGCGCTCACCCCACGTACACCCACCACGTGCTGGGTGAGAAGCCCGCGAGATTTCAGCTTTTTTTCGAGGAGCGCCTCGGCCTCGTTCACGTACGAGAGCTTCTCGTGGAGCGACTCCTCGGACTCCTCGGATGGGGCGTGGAGGCGCGTCCGCTTGGGCTCGAAGAGGTCGCAGTGCGTGAGCACACCGAGCACGGGAGGCCGGAACTTGTGGGCGCGCTCGACCGCCTGGAGCACCTCCTCGAGGCCCGTGAGGTCGGCGTCGATCGCGCTGTCCACGTCTTGGGCGCGCACGACGAAGAGCACGGCGTCCGGCGCGCGCCGCTTCAGCTCGACCGCGACGGAGGAGAGGGCGTCGCGTTTGTCGTCGTCTTGGCTCGGCTTCGAGCCCTCTTGCAGCCCGCGTGTGTCGAGGAGGTGGAGCGTGCCGCTCTCGGCGTGGTGCTCGTACCACGTGCCGCGGCCGGTCTCGGCGCGCACGTGGCCGACCTTGGCGACCTCGGCCCCGAAGAGCGCGTTCACGAGCGACGACTTGCCGGCGCCGCGGCGACCGACGAGCACGAACGCGGGCGGCCGCTGCTCGAGCAGGAGACCACGCAGGGTCCCGATCTTGGTCACGAGGTTCTTGGCCGCACCGTCGGGCAGGAACTGGAGCATCTCTTCGGCCTTCGCGAGCGCCTTCGCGAGGTCACGGAGGGCGCTCTTGTCGGGGTCCGCGGCCATGGTGGAAGACTAGCGAATCCGGGAGGGAGAGAAAGCGCGAGCCGGCGGGCCTCAGGCCTTTCCGGGGGAGCGGAGCCGCATGAGCCCGACGTACACGGCGCCGGACACGAACGCCCCGACGAACCAGGCGTAGTCGAAGAGGCCCTTGAGCGCCGGCACCACGGTGCCGATCCACGAGAGAACGCAGCCCGCGAGCGTGGCCACGATGGCGGGCACGCTGACGCCGCCCGGGTCCTTGCCGTACACGCCGTCGCGCCGGTAGAGGTCGGCGAGCCGTAGCTCTTTCCTCCGCACGATCCAGTAGTCGGCGATGAGGACTCCGCCGATGGAGCCGAGCCCTCCGGAGTACCCGAGGAGCCATTTGTAGATGTAGCCGTCGGGGTCCTCTTGGAGCTTCCACGGGAGCATCACGATGCCGACGAGGCCCGTGATGAGGCCGCCCGTCTTGAAGGAGATGTGCTTCGGCGAGAGGTTCGCGAAGTCGTTCGCGGGAGACACCACGTTGGCCGCGATGTTCACGCCGAGCGTCGCCACGACGACCGTGAACATGCTCACGGCGACGAGCACGCGCGACTCGAACCGCCCCACGAGATCGACCGGATCCCAGATGGCCTCGCCGTAGATCTCGTGGGAGGCGCTCGTGATGACGACGCCCATCGCGGCGAACACGGTCATGGTCGTCGGGAGGGCGACGACCTGCCCCACGGCCTGCTCGCGCTGCGAACGGCCGTACCGCGTGAAGTCGGGCATGTTGAGCGACAAGGTCGACCAGAACCCGATCATGGCCGTGACGCTCGGCACGAAGATGGCCCAGAACGAGCCGAAGGACTGGAATTTCCCCTGATCGTGCATGACGGCGCCGAGGCCCTTGGCCTTCCACACGGCCCACGCGACGAGCACCGCGGTCATGACCAGCACGTACGGCGCGGCGAGGTTCTCGACCTTTCGCACGAGCTCCATGCCCCGGTACACGATGAGGATGTTGAGGGCCCAGAAGAGCATGAACGCCACGTACTCGGTGGCCGAGTGCCCCGACACGAGCCAACGGAACGTGGAGCAAGGCTCGCCGGCCTTGCACGCGGCGGGGGCCGAGCCGAGGAGGGTCGCCCAGCCCGGGTAGAGGCTCTTGAAGAACGTGTGCA from Myxococcales bacterium carries:
- a CDS encoding urease accessory protein UreD, coding for MIAHARSSLEVVRSRVTSASVVRRAYAEAPIALSCPRNHGHAAWVFPTVLGPGYLRGDDHEHTIEVREGATAYIGSIGIARGFAGVSSTRVRATVEPSALLVHAPCPLTGAAGADVSQSVEIDLAEGASLVLIDGITRGRPETGERWAFERLRTRLVVRVGGEVVLEDALDLEPGRTSVERHFGAYGGYALALALGPRARSFADAWRDAPPRGRGPTLSSVSTSRDDLVVVRLATQGAADLAQECALLLRNLRETLGDDPLARRPS
- a CDS encoding 50S ribosome-binding GTPase; translated protein: MAADPDKSALRDLAKALAKAEEMLQFLPDGAAKNLVTKIGTLRGLLLEQRPPAFVLVGRRGAGKSSLVNALFGAEVAKVGHVRAETGRGTWYEHHAESGTLHLLDTRGLQEGSKPSQDDDKRDALSSVAVELKRRAPDAVLFVVRAQDVDSAIDADLTGLEEVLQAVERAHKFRPPVLGVLTHCDLFEPKRTRLHAPSEESEESLHEKLSYVNEAEALLEKKLKSRGLLTQHVVGVRGVSAYLSFAKDGTVRDDERWNIDALCTLLYAHLPNAGRGAFVRLAQVRGLQEELAETLTQATAAVCAAVAAVPVPVADLVPITSLQVSLVVAIAWLSGRRVDTKSALELLASLGVNVGAAFALREGARALVKYVFPGGGSAISGAVAFAGTLAIGAAARAYYLRGEGLEGAKRAYAAGRDDSTRPE
- a CDS encoding FKBP-type peptidyl-prolyl cis-trans isomerase — encoded protein: MKKTFALLAVLGLSISACSKPIEEPKEDFKPAAPKPLPPGPEKLEIVDEVVGTGPEAKTGDEVRVHYTGTLMDGKKFDSSRDRNEPFKFKLGQGAVIKGWDQGVVGMKVGGKRKLTIPSDLGYGDNGSGDKIPPKAGLKFDVELVEVVGAGGDGGAGDGGVKGDAGSKKDGKDGGK
- a CDS encoding urease subunit gamma, coding for MHLAPRDLDKLVLHQAGFLAQKRLARGLRLTYPEAVALLATQLLEWIRDGKSVAELMDLGRRVLGRAELLPGVPELAHEVQVEGTFADGTKLVTVHEPFVLDRGDLALALYGSFLPVPKPFPDATPDERLVPGGLLDETPNDVELCPARPRTTLSVTSRGDRPIQVGSHYPFDEVNPALELDRARARGMRLDVPAGTAVRFEPGETRTVTLVPYASSDVAIPERLRAERGAP
- the ureG gene encoding urease accessory protein UreG, translating into MPHDGTHGHTHEPLLHPGFFRARTPRIRRDFGARAFTVGIGGPVGSGKTALLLALCRALRDRLRLGVVTNDIFTREDAEFLHRHEALPADQIAAVETGGCPHAAIREDISHNLDALMGLMAAVRPELLFVESGGDNLAAQYSRELVDYTIYVIDVSGGDKVPRKGGPGITQSDLLVVNKIDLAPHVGASLEVMRLDADRMRQGGPTIFARARDGHGVDAIIDHVLAAFHEAAPATYAVAKERDAVP
- a CDS encoding urease accessory protein UreF, with the translated sequence MTFFRVLALSDSGFPSGGFAHSGGLEAAAALGAVSTPSDVATFLDDIVDQAATFSAPLVLAGHASGSGEGPGLSALDARADVRLVSRVANRASRTQGRTFFATALASFEGELRGLAPVVESLPYKHHAPLFGAILAALGLDRITTVRLTLFGQARGTTSAAVRLGLVGPHEAQVLLDALGPRLERGVETALATPLDQAASSSPLLELRAELHDTLYARLFLS
- the ureC gene encoding urease subunit alpha, with protein sequence MSRISRARYADLYGPTVGHRLRIADSSLVLEVEVDLGSYGDELTFGGGKVARDGMGQMPGALDAEALDLVVTGVVLLDAKHPVTKCDVGIKRGRIVGLGKAGNPLTMAGVTPGMIVGVTTEVVSGEGHILTAGAIDAHVHFICPQQADEAIASGVTTLVGGGTGPATGTLATTCTPGIENVSRMLRATDKLPLNIGLTGKGNSRRPEGLAEQIEAGCVGLKLHEDWGTTPAAIRACLAAADPYDVQVTLHTDTLNESGYLEETLAAIGGRTIHAYHAEGAGGGHAPDILAICGHANVLPSSTNPTRPYTVNTLDEHLDMLMVCHHLSRDVPEDVAFAESRIRRETIAAEDLLHDMGAISMISSDSQAMGRVGEVVTRTFQTAAKMREVRGRLTEESGANDNLRLRRYVAKITANPAIAHGIAAHVGSIEVGKVADLVLWKPGFFGVRPEMVIKSGFIAHAQMGDANASIPTPQPRFGRPMFGALDPASAGLVLVSRAAFDAGVPTRLGLGKRAVAVEGCRALAKADMVLNDALPHITVSPETYEVRADGEPLVCAPAAALPMARLYSLF
- a CDS encoding NCS1 family nucleobase:cation symporter-1, with amino-acid sequence MGPDTEQIVREDGRVEISPEIELEGSSLYSEDLAPTPIAKRTWTTYTYAALWISMAHCIPTYMLAAGLIKAGMNWWQALVTILVGNVIVLAPILLNSHPGTKYGIPFPVFARAAYGVNGANVPAVMRALVACGWFGINAWIGGKALHTFFKSLYPGWATLLGSAPAACKAGEPCSTFRWLVSGHSATEYVAFMLFWALNILIVYRGMELVRKVENLAAPYVLVMTAVLVAWAVWKAKGLGAVMHDQGKFQSFGSFWAIFVPSVTAMIGFWSTLSLNMPDFTRYGRSQREQAVGQVVALPTTMTVFAAMGVVITSASHEIYGEAIWDPVDLVGRFESRVLVAVSMFTVVVATLGVNIAANVVSPANDFANLSPKHISFKTGGLITGLVGIVMLPWKLQEDPDGYIYKWLLGYSGGLGSIGGVLIADYWIVRRKELRLADLYRRDGVYGKDPGGVSVPAIVATLAGCVLSWIGTVVPALKGLFDYAWFVGAFVSGAVYVGLMRLRSPGKA